The following are from one region of the Alicyclobacillus fastidiosus genome:
- the rplT gene encoding 50S ribosomal protein L20 — translation MARVKGGMVTRRRHKKILKLARGYRGSKHTLYRTAKQQVMKSFMYAYRDRRVRKRDFRRLWIQRINAAARSNGISYNKFMYGLKLAGVEVNRKMLADLAVVDGAAFTQLVNVAREKLNA, via the coding sequence ATGGCACGTGTTAAAGGTGGTATGGTGACTCGTCGTCGCCACAAGAAAATTTTGAAATTAGCCCGCGGCTACCGCGGTTCGAAACACACGCTTTATCGCACGGCGAAACAACAGGTAATGAAATCCTTCATGTATGCGTATCGCGATCGTCGCGTCCGCAAGCGTGACTTCCGCCGTCTGTGGATTCAACGTATCAACGCAGCGGCTCGTTCCAACGGGATTTCGTACAACAAGTTCATGTACGGGTTGAAATTAGCAGGTGTTGAAGTCAACCGTAAGATGTTGGCTGACCTCGCAGTCGTCGATGGCGCTGCATTCACGCAGTTGGTCAACGTCGCTCGTGAAAAGCTGAACGCCTAA
- a CDS encoding RNA methyltransferase has translation MYIESPQNARVRAWSQLKSKKGRSRQGLFLVEGRRLIEELFRSAYEVDALLWNVASDELRDELRSHPKAAGNFFELSPAAFEQVSDTTTPQGVIAVAKLPQAKQERMSRHAVLLDGLQDPGNVGTLLRSAEAFSFSTVCCGTNTVDPFSPKVVRATMGGMFRLQLRTDDSLPFVREWRHQYPDGRVVVTAAEADAPCYDAELSKPTLVVIGSEAFGISDDVRDLADQSVSIPMSADTESLNAAVAGSILLYEAYRQTSQRGDNVS, from the coding sequence GTGTACATCGAATCGCCGCAAAACGCCCGCGTGCGCGCTTGGAGCCAGTTAAAGTCAAAAAAGGGACGTTCCCGCCAGGGCCTCTTTTTGGTTGAGGGCCGTCGGTTGATTGAGGAACTGTTTCGAAGCGCGTACGAGGTCGATGCTCTGCTCTGGAACGTCGCGTCTGACGAGCTCAGAGACGAACTGCGGAGCCACCCGAAGGCAGCGGGTAACTTTTTTGAACTGTCTCCGGCGGCGTTTGAGCAGGTCTCCGATACGACTACGCCGCAGGGTGTCATCGCAGTAGCCAAGTTGCCGCAGGCGAAACAGGAGCGTATGTCGAGACACGCTGTCCTGCTCGATGGATTACAGGATCCCGGCAATGTGGGGACGCTGTTGAGGTCTGCGGAGGCATTTTCCTTTTCGACCGTGTGCTGCGGCACTAACACCGTGGATCCATTTTCACCAAAGGTCGTTCGCGCTACAATGGGTGGGATGTTTCGCCTGCAGCTTCGTACGGATGACAGCCTCCCATTTGTTCGCGAGTGGCGACATCAGTATCCGGATGGACGCGTCGTCGTGACGGCTGCCGAAGCAGACGCACCTTGCTATGACGCAGAGTTGAGCAAGCCGACACTGGTTGTAATCGGTAGTGAAGCGTTTGGCATCAGCGACGACGTGAGGGACCTTGCCGATCAAAGCGTATCCATCCCGATGAGCGCAGACACCGAGAGCCTGAACGCAGCCGTAGCCGGGAGCATCCTGCTGTATGAGGCGTACCGACAGACGAGTCAGCGTGGTGACAATGTAAGTTAA
- a CDS encoding MFS transporter, producing the protein MQRDTDSIFDLHRSTALLVLGLCEFVRGALIFFIIPMYVHNVLGYSTASIGYAMAAHYVFDTGLRSPAGWLVDRLGQRKVCTILLAVAGIGLWLVISQHAFWIILVGCAMLGMGMAAVWPAVIARVTDGLTKDAYATAMGSVMMAWLLGAGLGAICMSWLFGAHVVRGFMTLMILWIIAYVMSLFVMNSWRPNATVRKRTHLAMILKEVNSVKVLFPGVFVQTFAIGVLLPVLVLYARNVLHLDSKMYSYLLLTGGAAAVLLQVPMGRLVDRFGYRLYLVGGFLLAAISLPIIGGLHQVRYVFLAVVLFGAAYALILPSWNAVVAQCISPDKRAVMFGVFMTVEGLGMAVGPVFGTEMWNAFGPSAPFDIAAVIFFMMSVLYGVMRLDRLFVGRQAASESTRAS; encoded by the coding sequence GTGCAGAGGGACACAGATTCCATCTTTGACCTGCACAGAAGTACAGCCCTCCTCGTACTTGGATTGTGCGAGTTTGTTCGAGGTGCTCTGATTTTTTTCATCATCCCCATGTACGTCCACAACGTACTCGGGTATTCCACGGCTTCCATCGGTTACGCGATGGCGGCTCATTACGTGTTTGACACGGGATTGCGCTCCCCGGCTGGCTGGCTGGTGGACAGGCTGGGGCAGCGAAAAGTATGCACCATTCTGTTGGCGGTGGCTGGAATCGGTTTGTGGCTGGTGATTAGTCAGCACGCCTTCTGGATCATTCTCGTGGGTTGTGCCATGCTTGGCATGGGGATGGCCGCTGTGTGGCCGGCCGTGATCGCCAGGGTGACTGACGGGCTGACGAAGGATGCCTATGCCACGGCGATGGGGAGCGTGATGATGGCGTGGCTTCTGGGCGCCGGTCTTGGTGCCATTTGCATGAGCTGGTTGTTTGGCGCCCACGTCGTAAGAGGATTCATGACGCTGATGATCCTCTGGATCATCGCGTACGTGATGAGCCTCTTCGTGATGAACAGTTGGCGTCCGAACGCAACCGTTCGCAAGCGAACCCATTTGGCGATGATTCTTAAGGAAGTCAACAGTGTAAAGGTCCTGTTCCCTGGTGTCTTCGTACAGACGTTTGCCATCGGCGTGTTGCTTCCCGTGCTGGTCCTGTACGCGAGAAACGTCTTACATCTCGATTCCAAGATGTATAGCTACCTCTTGTTGACAGGTGGTGCTGCGGCTGTGTTGCTGCAGGTTCCGATGGGGAGACTTGTGGATCGCTTTGGATATCGTCTATATCTCGTCGGCGGATTTTTACTGGCCGCCATTTCGCTGCCGATTATCGGCGGATTGCACCAGGTGCGCTACGTGTTTCTTGCGGTGGTCTTGTTTGGTGCGGCGTACGCCTTGATCCTGCCGTCCTGGAACGCCGTGGTCGCCCAGTGTATCTCGCCAGATAAGCGCGCTGTGATGTTTGGCGTGTTTATGACGGTCGAAGGCTTGGGGATGGCCGTCGGCCCCGTGTTTGGCACGGAAATGTGGAATGCTTTTGGCCCGAGTGCGCCGTTTGACATCGCTGCCGTGATTTTCTTTATGATGAGCGTCCTGTATGGGGTCATGCGGTTGGACAGGCTCTTTGTCGGCAGACAGGCGGCGAGCGAGTCCACTCGGGCGTCGTAG
- a CDS encoding divergent PAP2 family protein, whose product MIHPSSYMWVAPLVAMIVAQGLKPFYRMARLRTWDWRQMKNSGGMPSSHSAAVTALVVELWLRYGGSDPILAIGAFVAGVVMYDAAGVRWQTGRQAAVLNRLLHDLRGQSHHVMDDAQTAESADVNTGALQGIRPLHVVKSPWWLIDWPVLDEHVGHKPTEVVGGILVGIIVALIIH is encoded by the coding sequence GTGATTCATCCATCCTCATACATGTGGGTCGCGCCACTCGTCGCAATGATCGTTGCGCAAGGACTGAAGCCCTTCTACCGAATGGCGCGATTGCGTACGTGGGATTGGCGTCAGATGAAAAATTCCGGTGGCATGCCCAGTTCGCACTCCGCTGCGGTGACGGCTCTGGTTGTCGAGTTGTGGTTGCGATATGGAGGGTCAGACCCGATTTTGGCGATCGGCGCCTTTGTCGCAGGCGTCGTGATGTACGATGCCGCTGGTGTGCGCTGGCAGACCGGGCGTCAGGCTGCGGTGCTGAATCGATTGTTACACGACCTCCGCGGACAGTCTCATCACGTCATGGACGACGCACAGACCGCTGAAAGTGCGGATGTAAACACGGGTGCCCTGCAAGGAATCCGACCGCTCCACGTGGTGAAGTCACCATGGTGGTTGATCGATTGGCCCGTACTCGACGAGCACGTCGGGCACAAGCCGACCGAGGTCGTCGGTGGGATTCTCGTCGGCATCATCGTCGCGCTGATCATTCATTAA
- a CDS encoding spore coat associated protein CotJA, protein MEKGQQVNQWREWDAFHSAFDPCPPRPKYYIIPPDQMTTFQSPELKQYEPHEALKKGTLWPDLYSPYPRGAKEGGR, encoded by the coding sequence TTGGAAAAGGGCCAACAAGTGAATCAGTGGCGGGAGTGGGATGCGTTCCATAGCGCGTTTGACCCCTGCCCGCCCCGGCCGAAATACTACATCATTCCACCCGACCAGATGACTACCTTTCAATCTCCCGAGTTAAAGCAGTACGAACCTCATGAAGCGCTGAAGAAAGGAACCTTGTGGCCAGATCTGTACAGCCCGTACCCGCGGGGTGCGAAGGAGGGAGGGCGATGA
- a CDS encoding spore coat protein CotJB codes for MSSTRPLPKAYYQYLHELQAVDFVLVELSLYLDTHGDDAQALAQFQQFQKRKHNLVAQFESSFGPLYQYGGSPTDPKHWGWADAPWPWQV; via the coding sequence ATGAGTTCAACTAGGCCGCTGCCAAAGGCGTACTATCAGTATCTTCATGAGCTGCAGGCAGTCGACTTCGTACTGGTCGAGCTGTCGCTCTACCTGGACACGCACGGGGACGACGCACAGGCGCTCGCGCAGTTTCAACAATTCCAGAAGCGCAAACACAACCTCGTCGCACAATTCGAGTCGTCATTTGGTCCTTTGTATCAATACGGAGGTAGCCCGACGGATCCAAAGCATTGGGGATGGGCAGACGCGCCGTGGCCTTGGCAGGTTTAA